Proteins found in one Malassezia vespertilionis chromosome 5, complete sequence genomic segment:
- the ESA1 gene encoding histone acetyltransferase (COG:B; EggNog:ENOG503NV9K): MAPKANTAGDAEPPKISAGGTYTLEQITVGARVYVEKTNPDNGDVEQRQAEVLSIREKRQNRLHLLQKMQEKGEELEEDAPEIDFYVHYCEFNKRLDEWVSSARILLSRDMQWPKPPEPSAATKQTKRKVVQGVRSIPGVQNSAAADGEMQDEKVEESFSKEKEVEKLRTSGSMTQCSNEVSRVKNLNMIQMGKHQVESWYFSPYPVEYAHSECLYLCEMCLSYFPSEYLLSRHRRKCAMLYPPGNEIYRSEDISFFEIDGRRQKTWCRNLCLLSKCFLDHKTLYYDVDPFMYYVMCQRDNAGCHMIGYFSKEKESAEGYNVACILTLPQHQRSGFGRLLIEFSYELSKREGKLGSPEKPLSDLGLLGYRAYWTETIVDLLLKTEDEISIDDIASKTSILHADVLQTLQALNMLKQYQGKHYLVLSDAVMEKHERQTKKKRRRIQPEQLNWKPPVFTRDQLRFGW, encoded by the coding sequence ATGGCGCCGAAAGCGAATACCGCGGGCGATGCGGAGCCGCCCAAGATTAGTGCGGGCGGCACGTATACGCTAGAGCAAATCACGGTAGGTGCAAGGGTGTACGTGGAAAAGACGAACCCCGACAATGGCGatgtcgagcagcggcaggCCGAGGTGCTGTCGATACGCGAAAAGCGGCAAAACAGGCTGCATCTCCTGCAGAAAATGCAAGAAAAAGGGGAGGAGCTAGAGGAGGATGCACCAGAGATTGATTTTTATGTACATTACTGCGAATTTAACAAGCGCCTGGACGAGTGGGTGTCTTCAGCACGTATTCTTCTCTCGCGTGACATGCAATGGCCCAAGCCGCCAGAACCGTCTGCGGCGACAAAGCAGACGAAGCGCAAAGTCGTGCAGGGCGTGCGGTCTATTCCGGGGGTGCAGAACAGTGCCGCAGCGGATGGCGAGATGCAGGACGAGAAGGTGGAAGAGTCGTTCAGCAAAGAGAAGGAAGTGGAGAAGCTGCGCACTTCGGGCTCCATGACGCAATGCTCGAACGAAGTGTCGCGCGTGAAAAACTTGAATATGATCCAGATGGGGAAGCACCAGGTGGAGTCGTGGTATTTTAGCCCGTACCCAGTCGAGTATGCGCACTCAGAGTGTTTGTACCTGTGCGAGATGTGCCTCTCCTACTTTCCCTCCGAGTACTTGCTGAGCAGGCACCGGCGCAAATGTGCGATGCTGTACCCTCCAGGCAACGAGATCTATCGCAGCGAGGATATCAGCTTCTTTGAGATCgatgggcggcggcaaaaGACGTGGTGCCGCAATCTGTGCCTCTTGAGCAAATGCTTTTTGGACCACAAGACACTCTACTACGATGTGGATCCATTTATGTACTATGTCATGTGCCAACGAGACAATGCGGGGTGCCACATGATCGGGTACTTTTCCAAGGAGAAAGAAAGCGCCGAGGGGTATAATGTCGCTTGCATTTTGACCTTGCCACAGCACCAACGCAGCGGGTTTGGACGCTTGCTGATCGAGTTTTCCTACGAACTTTCAAAGCGCGAGGGCAAGCTGGGAAGTCCAGAGAAGCCGCTTTCGGATCTGGGACTGCTGGGCTACCGCGCATACTGGACAGAGACAATTGTGGATCTGCTGCTTAAGACGGAGGACGAGATCAGCATTGACGATATCGCAAGCAAGACGTCTATTTTGCACGCAGATGTTCTGCAGACGCTGCAAGCACTGAATATGCTGAAGCAGTACCAGGGGAAACACTACCTCGTACTTTCGGACGCGGTGATGGAGAAGCACGAACGCCAGACGAAAAAGAAACGTCGGCGAATCCAGCCGGAGCAGCTAAATTGGAAACCGCCCGTGTTTACGCGCGATCAGCTCCGGTTTGGCTGGTAG